In the genome of Cryptomeria japonica chromosome 8, Sugi_1.0, whole genome shotgun sequence, one region contains:
- the LOC131069305 gene encoding BAHD acyltransferase DCR — protein MIRGNRKRAVFPATPSQHQEIRLSPLDLPMFFFHYIRKGLLYQTSPENFSSQVDLLAQKLSQLLVKFYPLAGRFKTSPSDGAVYIDCNDSGVDFIEATAGDLSIADVTTAEVTQSVEQLFALNGAVNLDGHRLPLLVVQVTQLKDGISVCCTVNHAVADGISFWHFFNSWAHLCRTNGNEIPNNPIHDRCLVNPGGSVIKLGLDPDGNIPRLCPPPLRIKFFHFSAHTIRCLKDRANRDSPVVISSFQALCGHVWRAVTRARGLGPDEPTTFRLPANCRPRFVPPLPNFYFGNAIQAIWTTATVRELNSLPLSFAAGLLNAMIVGLRDQVIRERIDMWEKEPTVNRLDKLEKNSVMMGSSPRFEMYDNDFGWGRPVTVRSGMANYFDGKVSAYPGKEGGGSVDLEICLLPHFMNALETDLDFISSL, from the exons ATGATCCGTGGAAATAGAAAACGCGCTGTATTTCCTGCTACACCGTCTCAACACCAAGAGATTAGACTTTCGCCCTTAGATTTACCGATGTTCTTCTTCCACTATATTCGAAAGGGTCTTCTTTACCAAACCTCACCGGAAAATTTCTCATCTCAGGTAGACCTCCTTGCTCAAAAGCTTTCTCAATTGCTTGTAAAATTTTATCCCTTAGCCGGCCGCTTTAAAACGTCTCCTTCCGATGGAGCCGTTTACATTGATTGCAACGATTCAGGCGTGGATTTCATTGAAGCTACGGCGGGAGATCTCAGCATTGCAGATGTTACCACAGCAGAGGTTACGCAGTCCGTTGAACAGCTTTTTGCTCTGAACGGCGCCGTTAACTTGGACGGCCATCGCCTTCCCTTGCTCGTAGTCCAG GTAACTCAGTTGAAAGACGGGATTTCCGTGTGTTGCACAGTAAACCATGCGGTAGCGGACGGGATTTCTTTCTGGCATTTCTTCAACTCATGGGCCCACCTCTGCAGGACAAACGGAAACGAAATCCCCAATAATCCAATCCACGACCGTTGTCTGGTGAACCCAGGCGGATCCGTGATTAAGCTTGGCCTCGATCCAGACGGGAATATTCCCCGGCTTTGCCCGCCTCCACTGCGGATTAAATTTTTCCATTTCAGCGCCCATACGATCAGATGCTTAAAGGATCGGGCCAACCGAGATTCACCGGTTGTAATATCGTCATTCCAGGCGTTGTGCGGTCATGTGTGGCGGGCGGTCACAAGGGCCAGGGGTCTTGGCCCCGACGAGCCCACAACATTTCGTTTGCCGGCCAATTGCCGGCCGCGGTTTGTTCCTCCATTGCCTAACTTCTACTTTGGCAATGCTATTCAGGCCATATGGACGACCGCTACTGTGAGGGAGCTTAATAGTTTGCCTCTCTCCTTCGCGGCAGGTTTGCTGAACGCTATGATTGTGGGTCTTAGGGACCAGGTTATAAGAGAAAGGATTGATATGTGGGAGAAAGAGCCGACTGTGAATAGGTTGGATAAGCTTGAGAAGAACTCTGTGATGATGGGGAGTTCTCCACGgtttgagatgtatgataatgattttGGATGGGGACGACCTGTGACAGTTCGAAGTGGGATGGCCAATTACTTTGATGGAAAGGTATCTGCTTATCCTGGTAAGGAAGGCGGAGGAAGTGTTGATCTGGAAATTTGCCTCCTTCCGCACTTCATGAATGCTTTGGAAACTGACCTTGATTTCATTTCCTCTCTTTGA